From Triticum aestivum cultivar Chinese Spring chromosome 7B, IWGSC CS RefSeq v2.1, whole genome shotgun sequence:
caaaatggatgaaaatggatgtatctacaactaaaatacatctatatacatccatttcaatgacaagtatttccggacggagggagtatgagtagTAACAGCGGCAAGAATAGACCAACAACTAATCCTACATTACTAAAGAGATGTCTCCCATCAGGTATTTTTTCTGCCTTCACAAATAAAAGTGAGTCAATTTGCTAGGCTTTCAAATAACATAACAGATGAGCGGGATGTCATGGCAGAGAAATTGGATCTTAACCCCATCTAAAGTGGGGCAAAAATTCTAATCCCCCTGTCATGGCAACACCCAATGGGTAACAAAACTGGTCTAATTCCTACATGACCTCCAAACAAATTCACTAAATTTCACAACTGTAAGTTGTTCCCTCAATACATCAGCATACACTATTTTAAAAAAGGGAACCGCCAAACTATGCTATCCTAGTAACCAGAAATAAAATACCTATCTTGATACCTGAAACTAGTGCTCCAAGCTGCTACAAAGCTCGGGCTTCAACCTTTCCCCTGTCAGGGgagtatcaacatgaacatcacAACTCAGAAGTGAAGTCATGCATGGCACTAGCCCCTGTAGCTCCATGAGGCTGATTCACACTGTCGTCATTCCTGATGCGTGGCCCGTTGAAGATTGGCAACCTCCAATCCTTGGCGCCAAGAACGAAATCGAGGCATTGAAACCATTTATGCAGTGATGTGTCCCAGAGCTTGCCGTGCTCCTGGTAGACGAAGATTGCGAGTTGGATGAGGAGCACAAGGCCTGACACGGTGCCACTGATGAGGAACAACCCACCAAAGCTGCTGAAGCCAAGGCTGGACGAGCCgatgctattgctcttgctctgaCAAGCTCCTGGATCACCGAACCATTTCTTCTCTATCCGTTCCATCTCCTCTTGTACTGCAGGAGATAAGATGGCCTGCGATACGTCATGCACAATTGGCGACCCTATCGGGAAAGCCTAACACATGCAACAGAAGTCAAATACTCAAATCCTACTCATTCTAGAGTAGATAAAATCTTTAACCAGCCGAAGGAACTTACAAACGCGAAGCCTCCCAACCTGTAGGTCGGGCCAATCATGGTGTAACCTTCACAGTACTTTGAAAGGAAAGCCTTTAGGTAGGGGATCTCGTCAAATATTGCAGACACCCCTCCATTGCCGGATCCCCTGCGCAGGGCGTCGGCATACTCCTCCACTGTGCTATAGCCCAGTAAAATTTCCTTGCGGAAGCCCATTTTCTCAAGCCAGTATGGCACAATGGAGCCATTGTGATACCCCACGTAATCACCATTTCTTAGGAGATCTTGCACGCTAGTCACTGTCGGCTGAAGCCGTTGGACTGTCAGCACTGATGTTAAGTTTGCCGTGTAGCTTGATGTAAGAATAAGGACAAGAAAGAGCCATATGATAACCATGAATCTTGACAGGTTGCTCTCCAGCTTCTCCTCTAAAATTaacatgtttcatttttgtcaatTCCCAATACTTCAAATAAAGAACTTGGACTAGTGAAGATGAGATGAGGAGATGCATACTGTGGGAGAAGACAAGAGTCGAGAATGCAAAGTAGAAGACGGTGCCAAACTGTTGGCAAGGTGTGCCTCGGAATTTGGGGTTGATTCGGTGCTCAACCACCCACACAACAAAACCGGTAAAGCAGAAAAAGGCAAGACTGGTGATCCAGAGGGTAGTTGTCAGTGGCTGCAGGAAGATCCACATGCCCCCGTCCGTTTCTTTCTTCACTACCACTACCATTGACAATCCCGTATCAGTGAAGGGCTTTGTGAAGGACACCACATTCATCCTCCTCATCGTGATGGTCGTATCACCAACCATGCCATCAGCTTTCTGCAGTTGTAAGTTGTAACTAAAGAGTTATTTTCTCATAATTCGCTAATGTTCTCCCTGATATCTACTACCAAATCTGCACTAACCTTTTCATGCACCAGGCTGAGAAGATTGTCATAGTTTCGCGAGCTATCACTAACTGGCACATATTGGTAGGCCACTGGATAGGGCAAATTCTTCATGACCATGTCGAAAATGTCAATACAGTAGCCTCTGATAGTAGAACTATTTGTTGTTGGGCTGTAGGTGACCTCGACAAACTGGTTAAACCCCTGTTTTTCAGGCACAACAATACGAAGAGGCCGCCTGTTCGATGACACGTCCCACCCTTTTGGAGCAATTGCTAGATGACCTGGCCAGAGTACTTGTTTCAGCCCTTTCACACTATTCGTTTCCAAACTCTTCAAGATACCAGACTCGGGCGTCCAGAAACCGACTGTTCTTGCACCTTTACCGACGATGTTAATAACCTCATGTGTTGATAGCTCCAGCTGTCCATTTACCAGCCTGAACCTCCCAGACAACCCATCAAATGTGGTGTTGAGGACTGCGCCGAGAAGCATTCTCCCAGGTGTTGAGCTGGACATTCTGGCTATATGGACTGCTTTGGCAAGAGCCCATGCAGTGTCGTAAGCCCAGAGCAGTTGCGTGCTCGGGTTGTGCACATTGTGAATGCCTGGATTCTCTAACAGAAATCTTGACTTCAACCTTGCAGTGAAGTTCATGATATGGCCAGTTGCCTGCACATAAGGTCGGAAGGTGACGACCCCCTGCATATGATCAACCTTGTCAATACTCAAGCTCTCCACTGTACTGCCAATGCTGGAAGTGGCTATCCAGATATAGCCATCAGACATCATACCAGCGACAGTCGCCTGGTAGAAGACGCGAGCAGCAAGATCTGGGGCCATATGCACAATGAACACTCGTGTGGGCGTCTCCTTGAGATTGTAGAGTACTTTGTCGAGGTAGtcctcagtcacaccgacaggcaGAGCTATGCTATCCATGACACGTATGTTGTAACCCTGAAGGACGGAAAACAGGGCTGCAAGGATGCGAGCTCCATATGGCGAGTCTTCATACACCACGGTGGTGGTACGCCATGTGAACATATCAAGGATAGCAGCAACTGGAGCAACCTGAAAGGACTCATTGGGTGCAATCTGCAGAAGGAAAGCTGTCGATGCTGCAGAAGTTGGAGCCAAGGAGAGGATTGGAGTGTGTGTGTGATTCCCAAGGTATGCAATGAACTCGGATTCGGCTGAAGTTTGAGGCCCAATGATGGCTTGTACTCGATCTGTTCTGATCAGATCATCGGCTGCAAGCAAATGCACAGCACAGAGATTAGTCAAGTCAATGTTGATCAGAGATGGACCCAAACCTGTCACTGCAAAGCATTCATAGTATATGTAGTATAGTAACTAAAGGGAAATTACAGAGTATTCTGCTTTTGTGCATTACTAACTAGTCTTTTACTCCCTCCGTCGGAAAAAGTTTGTCTCAAagttgtccctcaaatggatgtatctagcactaatttggtgctagatacatccatttgagggacaagctttttcggacggagggagtatataccatGAGGTGCATGCCCTATGAGCACTCTGCTCTACACGACCCAAACATACAGTAGGATTTAGCTTTCAAAATTGAAAGCTGagatttgtcaaggtatgtattccctccgttcggaattacttgtctcggaaatggatgtatctagaactaaaaacgtctagatacatccatttctgcgacaagtagttccgaacggagggagtattataaaaGAGCTTTTTTAAAGAACAAAAGGAAGCACACGACCCATCGAATTCATTTTAACTTCACATGGCGCACTGTCTAAGAAGCTCCCGGTTGAGCTTTGGGTGCACAGGGCCAGAGCCCAGAGGGACGCGGCAAAATAGAAACTTAAACGGCGCCTTGGCTGGAGAATGCATCATCTCCTGGGGGTGTTTTGCATGTGAAACTCTATTGTTCTGCTGTGCTGTAGTGTTCATTTTGTGTTCATCTCTGCCCTGCTACTCTTCTCCTCATTTCTGCAAGTTTTAAGCTTGTCTCCTGTAACTTGTTCTGAACAATGTCCCAAAGCAATTTCTCTTGTACATTGATTTCCTTATGAAGAATCATTTGGGATTCTAGTATTCCACCATACTTTCCACTCTGGTAAAAAAAAAGTCAGATCTGTTGCTAAAAAGATGAACAAGAGATGAAAACGCACCTAAACAAGGAACGCCAAGAAGATTATCCGATGACCTGGGGAAAGGCACGGATCGCTGTTACTCCCGGGAAGCATCACCGCGAGTGCGCGACAGGGCCGCGACCTTGACGCCTGCCATGGGTAAGCCAAGAAGCTTGTAACGTCGTCGCGGCGGAAGCGGACAAGCCTGCGGCACGGCAGTgcaggaggagggcggggaggggGTGTGCGCGCGAGGAAGAGGTGGACGGGCGAGGGGACGTATGGTGGctctggctggctggctggctggctggccgcCGGCCGCGGAGGAGAAGGCGAGCGCTGCAAAGCGTCGGAGGGGCAAATATGTCCTTTTCCTCCCTCTTCTCCTTCCCATGGCATGTAAAATGGTGTTTATCTTAGGAGTGTCACAATGGATAAAAAATGAGATGAAGGAAAGAGAACTCATAAAAAAAGGCTTGTCGACA
This genomic window contains:
- the LOC123157650 gene encoding glutamate receptor 2.8; translation: MGRRRGRKRTYLPLRRFAALAFSSAAVTGLGPSLINIDLTNLCAVHLLAADDLIRTDRVQAIIGPQTSAESEFIAYLGNHTHTPILSLAPTSAASTAFLLQIAPNESFQVAPVAAILDMFTWRTTTVVYEDSPYGARILAALFSVLQGYNIRVMDSIALPVGVTEDYLDKVLYNLKETPTRVFIVHMAPDLAARVFYQATVAGMMSDGYIWIATSSIGSTVESLSIDKVDHMQGVVTFRPYVQATGHIMNFTARLKSRFLLENPGIHNVHNPSTQLLWAYDTAWALAKAVHIARMSSSTPGRMLLGAVLNTTFDGLSGRFRLVNGQLELSTHEVINIVGKGARTVGFWTPESGILKSLETNSVKGLKQVLWPGHLAIAPKGWDVSSNRRPLRIVVPEKQGFNQFVEVTYSPTTNSSTIRGYCIDIFDMVMKNLPYPVAYQYVPVSDSSRNYDNLLSLVHEKKADGMVGDTTITMRRMNVVSFTKPFTDTGLSMVVVVKKETDGGMWIFLQPLTTTLWITSLAFFCFTGFVVWVVEHRINPKFRGTPCQQFGTVFYFAFSTLVFSHKEKLESNLSRFMVIIWLFLVLILTSSYTANLTSVLTVQRLQPTVTSVQDLLRNGDYVGYHNGSIVPYWLEKMGFRKEILLGYSTVEEYADALRRGSGNGGVSAIFDEIPYLKAFLSKYCEGYTMIGPTYRLGGFAFAFPIGSPIVHDVSQAILSPAVQEEMERIEKKWFGDPGACQSKSNSIGSSSLGFSSFGGLFLISGTVSGLVLLIQLAIFVYQEHGKLWDTSLHKWFQCLDFVLGAKDWRLPIFNGPRIRNDDSVNQPHGATGASAMHDFTSEL